The region acaaaaaaataggTGACACCTGCAGTAAAATGcagacagaaactgaaataccttaaaatgtgtaaaaatcacatcttTCAGTGAAGTAATGGATAGTAGGTCTATCTCCCACAAGACACAGGAAAATATTCCTGATGTGGATCGGTGTGATATAAACCACTGACAACCTGAATAATTTTGCATGGTGTTCTCCATTTCCTGAGATTTAAGACTGTCTGGCCAACCTTTAAAGGTAGGACAAAAAGTGAAGATGCATCAAAAGTTTTGACATACTGTACCAGTTCACACTTTGTACAAAAAGCACACTAGTACCAAAGAGTGAACTGATGTTCTGTGGAGGAAGACACTACATCaactacatttaaaatttatctAACCCTCTCATGTAATTGGCGCTGGATTTGTACCTCCATCATTATTGCTTTCGTACCAGTTTCAAGGTATGTAACAATTACTGTAACTGGGGAAAGTTCTACTTTAATGATGCCATCTGTACATTTTGGTAGCCAGTGAACACAGTAGTTGCACCTGGTAACGACAAACGCATCTTCTCCCTGCCATAGAAAACATCTTTTTCATGCAGAACTGATAAGTACTAcagatttcccccccccccccccaaagcaccGTTTCTAAGAGACTATTGTATTGTTGACAAAACGCTATAAgaacatgaacacacacttcttttttttgtaacctTTAATTTACACTTAGCACGCGTCCCACTGCAGCGTCCCGGTGTCCTGAGATCATAAACATGGAGTTTAGAAGTGTCTGTATTGCCACGCTGCTGCGATTCACTTTCCAGTCCGCAGAGAAACGCGTGGCCGCGTTATATTATCGCCACGCCCCCCGCGCTGGGATCCGGTTGCCATGGTTACTGTACCTGTGCACGGGTTCCTGAGTTGCACCAAAAGCGGGTCTCCGTCCTTCCGCCGGGGCGCTTCAACGGCCGAGTCTGCGAGCACATTTCcacttattaatattaatgtcaaAGCACGTTTATTTCAGCTGTCAGCATGACTCACACAGCAATAATCTAAATATTGAACTTTATTCGTTATTGCTGCCATTGTTTGGTGTGAGGAACTGTCTGCTGCTCCTGGGCCCACAAATGAAACGGAGCTGCTTCTCTCAGTCACTACTTTACTTTTCACTATCGAAGCAAGCGAAGGGACAGCGTGCgtttactgcattaatttaaaaagaaggcTTTAACATTAAACGTAAACTGAATTTCATTCCACACACtgtggtttttaattttaccagtgaaaacacacaggaaaGTCCCGCGGTCCGAGCAGTTGTGTGTAATCGTATAGTAATGATGAGTGTGTGGCAGacccgcaaacacacacaggagagcAGGTCGCAGTTCGCCTACCTGCAGCCACAACCACCCATGTGTCATTGTGCGTGTTTGGGCTGCGCTTCTTCTTATGGCTCATTTTGTGCCAATAAAACACAACGTATGCGCAGTGTTTGCAGATCTTTGGCTGTGGCCGCCGACTCCTTCCGTTTTCACCGCCCGGAAGAGGCGCTCAACGGAGCACCAGCGGCTCCGTTCGGATGAAAATGGCGGTAAAATGGGCTGTACCATTGGGAGGACCGCTTCCTACACATCCTTGAGTGCGCACACGCTCGGCCGGCTTGGATGGCGGCGTTCAGTACAATAGAAGCGCACAAGAGTTTCGCagaaattttcattttgcaccAAAAAGGTCATTTTTTCTGCAATGTAACCTCTTCATAACACCCCTAAGCAATGGCGGGTTCGATGACGTCATAATATAATAGGTTTCTGTGACGTATTCTTAAAGGGGCATGAGGTCAGGTCTGGAGTAGCTTCTGGGACAAGTGGGGTTTGTTGTAACCCTTTTGAAAGTCCTTGTATAATGTTTTCAGTATTATGTCGGACTGAAGGACAAAGGATTACTTTAAAACCAATGTTGTGAAATGACTGTTGATAACATTGCATAAACCGTTCAAAATATATGATTACGTAAAACTTTTCTGGTTTAATCATGTTAATTTTATCTGGAGTTGCCAAAAAAAGCACCGAGTCACACACAGCTTAAGTTTTCCCAAAACTAAAAGTATGTTGCATGTTGCTTCAGATgcctctgttcttttttttgtaattgcatGAGGAACTATACACTTCCTTCGCCTATGTGTTAATAATAGGTGTGAAATTTGActgaactgcagtttttttactgACTTTTCTTTTTACTACTTGTTGCATGGTTTGCTTAGTTGTACAGAGCAGAAGTGCTCGCAGGATCACAAGGTAAAAATCAGATGACAGTCTCAGTCTGAACTGTTGTGCTGCAGTTCCCACATTATCGAATTAAACTAGACACAAATCACTGGCATAAAGAAATCGAATTTAAAACTGGCATCTTATATACAGTAAGATCAAGCTATCAGGAATAATAAAACTGGGTTGGTAACACAGAGAAACTGTAAGGAAATTAATGACGGAAAACGAACCTGGTTGGCAAACAGTCCCAAGACAATTTGTATCACCATACTTTCAATTTCTACTATGTTCAATATGAAATAGGGGTAAAAACGATGCTATTGGTTCTTGACAGaagcatctttttaaaattactcagcaTTTGATTTGTAATTATTTAGCATTCCTCTAATACGCTGTTTATGAACTTGTCCTGAAGCGAAAGTTACAAAAATACGCTCCCTCAGGTCAGGATCATCGATCCGGGTCGCTGTAACTGCCTTCATGCAAATTTATCTTGAGTATTTCCACTATAATGTAGTTTTGTGATATTTCTCAAAGTATCTCActgatatattattattagccctattattattatctcacAAGGTGCCTGCAAAAGAGCAATGTAGCctataaatatgattttaacAAACGCAGATTAGATACGAAAACTTTGACATCCTTTTCGTGACCACTCGTGACGTGAAAGGTGTTTTTTACTGCTTACTAATTACATTTGGCAGTTATGAAAATGGCTTGCTATTATTAATAAAGAgttattgtttatatttaacatcaTCTTTCCTGTCGTTAAACcgcgagacaagcggtttcggacagtgtgtgtgtgtgttgtcgtTACTTCGGCAGTGCCGTATATCTGAATTTCGTTCTCTGAACAGAAACAAACCTTGAGTTCAGCAGTGAATGTTTCAGAGAAGTGTTTGCTGCGCTCATTCGGCTCCTTCCCGGCATCAGCAGACAAGAAGAAGTGTCGTGACTCGTGAGACACGGTGACCGTGTCACGCAGccacacgtttttttttttcgtctacatatttacttatttaattatttattttaacttgtgTCCTGTATTCGCTTCACAACAGTACCAGTGTGAGAATGTCCGCGTCCGCTTCGCTGCACAGGTCTAtggagctgcagctggaggtccTGCGCGAGCTCCGGCGCGCGCTGCAGCGCTCAGAGCGCGCGGAGAGCCGCCCGCTAGGACCCCGCGGCCCCTGCGACGCGGAGCGGCGTGTCCTCACCATCGCTCAGAGAGCCCGTGCGAGCATACTGTCTAGGCTGCTGGAGATACTGGGTGAGCTGCTGTCCCTGGAGAAGGAGCTGTTATCCGCTGAGCCGCGCCGTCGCACGGATTCCCTGCGCCTCAAGGTAAGTACATTTAACTGAATTAAGGCTGAAGTAAGAATCCATTGGAATAAGGATAAGTAAGACTGAAGTAAGGATCCACTGGAGTAAGGATAAGTAAG is a window of Scleropages formosus chromosome 14, fSclFor1.1, whole genome shotgun sequence DNA encoding:
- the dleu7 gene encoding leukemia-associated protein 7 gives rise to the protein MSASASLHRSMELQLEVLRELRRALQRSERAESRPLGPRGPCDAERRVLTIAQRARASILSRLLEILGELLSLEKELLSAEPRRRTDSLRLKDSIELKNISLRLAFRDLGSQCHRDLKELRDCLKCIVVSLVSSQNDQNHKLCLLTEKLRQIITTFPDF